In a single window of the Chiloscyllium punctatum isolate Juve2018m chromosome 25, sChiPun1.3, whole genome shotgun sequence genome:
- the LOC140496076 gene encoding lysozyme g-like — MCTVIDTSIYGDITKVDTTGASDKTAKQDRLSVTGVAASHKMMSMDLNRVNKYKVLINKVACANQIDPAIIGAIISRESRGGNALIHGWGDNGNAFGLMQVDKNYHTVVGEWDSVEHLQRGTEILTSMIKSIAGKFPTWTKEQQLKGGISAYNAGIVNVHTYNRMDIGTTGDDYANDVTARAQWLKNNGY; from the exons ATGTGCACAGTAATAG ATACCTCCATCTATGGCGATATCACAAAGGTTGATACAACTGGTGCTTCTGataaaacagcaaaacaggacagGCTGAGTGTAACAG GTGTCGCTGCCTCTCATAAGATGATGAGCATGGATTTGAACAGAGTGAACAAGTACAAGGTTTTGATCAATAAAGTTGCCTGTGCCAACCAGATCGATCCAGCCATAATTGGTGCTATCATCTCCCGGGAATCCCGTGGTGGCAATGCCTTAATACATGGATGGGGAGACAACGGAAATGCTTTTGGTCTCATGCAG GTTGACAAAAATTACCACACGGTGGTtggagagtgggacagtgtggagcaCCTACAACGGGGTACTGAGATACTGACGAGCATGATTAAATCAATAGCAGGAAAGTTCCCAACTTGGACCAAAGAACAGCAGCTCAAAG GTGGGATTTCAGCATACAATGCTGGGATAGTAAATGTTCACACTTATAACAGAATGGATATTGGTACCACTGGAGATGATTATGCTAATGACGTGACTGCAAGAGCCCAATGGCTGAAGAATAATGGATATTAA